A genomic window from Arthrobacter globiformis includes:
- a CDS encoding sugar ABC transporter substrate-binding protein, which produces MKTSPKLAVLAAISAAAIAMSGCGAPSAAQEANDGTKTKKIAVLLYSQSFEFMVALGQGVKDKAKELGVEVTVLDAKGDSSTQISQIQDQLAQGVDGIVLSPNNSAELVPGVQMIHDAGKTVTTVDSVIPGDIADAAVAFDNEKAGKLGAEALAKLMGNKGTVLEYQGAKGAYHAILRGKGFTEGIKQSPDIKVISRDAQWTADNALSLTVDNFTADSSINGLFSHNDEMVRGIVSGLSQINKDAPVGAANHIPLVGVDGTPLALDRIRKGIQDATMDQNPFEMGALALQAEVDLLDGKQVPKMQLTDTKLITKENVDDPKLWGNIFKD; this is translated from the coding sequence ATGAAGACCTCACCGAAACTGGCGGTCCTTGCGGCAATCTCCGCCGCTGCCATCGCCATGAGCGGTTGCGGTGCACCCAGCGCCGCACAGGAAGCAAACGACGGAACTAAGACAAAGAAAATCGCCGTCCTGCTCTACAGCCAGAGTTTTGAATTCATGGTTGCCCTCGGGCAGGGCGTCAAGGATAAGGCGAAGGAACTCGGCGTGGAGGTCACAGTCCTTGATGCCAAAGGCGATTCCAGCACCCAAATCAGCCAGATCCAGGACCAGCTCGCCCAGGGCGTGGACGGCATCGTCCTTAGCCCGAATAACTCCGCTGAGCTCGTTCCCGGAGTCCAGATGATCCACGATGCCGGAAAGACCGTCACCACCGTTGACTCGGTGATCCCGGGCGACATCGCCGACGCTGCCGTCGCTTTCGACAACGAAAAGGCCGGCAAACTCGGGGCTGAAGCCTTGGCCAAACTGATGGGAAACAAGGGGACCGTGCTTGAGTACCAAGGAGCCAAGGGCGCCTACCACGCGATTCTCCGTGGCAAGGGCTTCACCGAGGGCATCAAGCAGTCCCCGGACATCAAGGTCATCAGCCGTGACGCGCAGTGGACTGCAGATAACGCACTGTCCCTGACCGTCGATAACTTCACCGCCGACTCGAGCATCAACGGTCTCTTCAGCCACAACGATGAAATGGTGCGTGGCATTGTCTCCGGCCTCTCACAGATCAACAAGGACGCTCCGGTCGGAGCCGCAAACCACATCCCGCTCGTCGGAGTCGACGGCACACCGCTCGCGCTGGACCGCATCCGCAAGGGCATCCAGGACGCCACGATGGACCAGAACCCATTCGAGATGGGAGCACTGGCCCTTCAGGCCGAAGTTGATCTGCTGGACGGCAAGCAGGTCCCGAAGATGCAGCTGACCGACACCAAGCTCATCACAAAAGAGAACGTCGATGACCCCAAGCTCTGGGGCAACATCTTCAAGGACTAG
- a CDS encoding ABC transporter permease produces MVTKLGISPLIATLATLSAGSGIAFAYSDGGNITPVPKVLTDMVSAKIAGIPLLIPAVLVLAFLAHLALTRTTYGRSIYAVGGNKEAALLAGIRVDRVTMNAYIIAGLSAGMAGLLLTGRLASGSPRAGDGIELTVIAAVVIGGTSLFGGQGNIKGTLLGVLLIAMVSNAVNLLGIPSSYDRIVQGVVIFAAAALDVYRYKYVQKNLSRKRKIGPPPAIDPKAAGTPVTGPGAAHTT; encoded by the coding sequence ATGGTCACGAAGCTGGGCATATCCCCGCTGATCGCGACCCTGGCTACACTCTCGGCCGGGTCGGGAATCGCCTTCGCCTACTCCGACGGCGGCAACATCACACCTGTTCCGAAAGTGCTCACCGACATGGTCAGCGCGAAAATCGCAGGAATCCCCCTGCTCATACCGGCCGTTCTGGTGCTGGCCTTCCTGGCCCACCTGGCCCTGACCCGTACCACCTACGGACGCTCCATCTACGCCGTCGGCGGCAACAAGGAAGCAGCCCTGCTGGCAGGCATTCGCGTCGACCGTGTCACGATGAACGCCTACATCATCGCCGGTCTCTCGGCGGGAATGGCAGGGCTCCTGCTCACCGGCCGCCTGGCCTCCGGAAGCCCCCGTGCCGGCGACGGCATTGAACTGACCGTCATCGCCGCCGTGGTCATCGGCGGAACCAGCCTCTTCGGCGGCCAGGGAAACATCAAGGGCACCCTGCTCGGCGTGCTGTTGATCGCCATGGTCTCCAACGCCGTAAACCTGCTCGGCATCCCCTCATCCTACGACCGCATCGTCCAAGGCGTCGTCATCTTCGCCGCCGCCGCCCTGGACGTGTACCGCTACAAGTACGTCCAAAAGAACCTGTCACGGAAACGCAAGATCGGGCCGCCCCCGGCGATAGACCCGAAGGCGGCCGGCACCCCGGTCACCGGGCCCGGCGCAGCGCACACCACCTGA
- a CDS encoding Gfo/Idh/MocA family protein has protein sequence MKIIQVGLGAWGASWLNVIHQSKTWELAGVVDVNPDAARAAGQQYGIPAYATIEEALNHKETFDAVLVIVPPEYHAAVAIPALEAGVHTLIEKPLAHNLEDGIRIIEAAEKSGKQAMVSQNYRFKRAARTVQRLIREGVIGDLEHVFIDYKKNPPFEGFRLEMDEPLIVDAMIHHLDQLRGIVGVEPTAVRARSWNTGTSRFKGNASAVVQFDCDNGARVVYTGSWSSYGPQTSWDGDWEIQGSKGAITWKNNEVTINFASLFDTVFLAGAVERSGVMHVDLDPLPVEERLGTLAAFRDAIETGNRAETDVTDNIQSLQLVMATADSARQDGAPISLKTNAELFGSH, from the coding sequence ATGAAAATTATCCAGGTAGGCCTCGGCGCGTGGGGCGCTTCATGGCTGAACGTGATTCACCAAAGCAAAACCTGGGAGCTGGCCGGCGTTGTCGACGTCAACCCCGACGCCGCACGGGCCGCAGGTCAACAGTACGGAATCCCCGCCTACGCCACTATCGAAGAAGCGCTGAACCACAAGGAAACGTTCGACGCTGTCCTGGTCATCGTACCGCCCGAGTATCATGCAGCCGTGGCCATCCCGGCCCTTGAAGCCGGCGTGCACACTTTGATCGAGAAGCCCCTCGCACACAACCTTGAGGACGGCATCCGCATCATCGAAGCGGCAGAGAAATCCGGCAAACAGGCCATGGTGTCACAGAACTACCGTTTCAAGCGCGCTGCGCGCACCGTTCAGCGCCTCATCCGCGAAGGGGTCATCGGAGACCTCGAGCACGTCTTCATCGACTACAAGAAGAACCCGCCGTTCGAAGGGTTCCGGCTGGAAATGGATGAACCCCTCATCGTGGACGCCATGATCCATCACCTTGACCAGCTCCGCGGCATCGTCGGTGTCGAACCCACCGCCGTCCGCGCACGGTCCTGGAACACTGGCACCTCCAGGTTCAAGGGCAATGCCTCCGCGGTCGTGCAGTTCGACTGCGACAACGGTGCCCGCGTCGTATACACCGGTTCATGGAGCTCCTACGGCCCCCAGACCAGCTGGGACGGCGACTGGGAAATCCAGGGCAGCAAGGGCGCCATCACGTGGAAGAACAACGAGGTAACCATCAACTTCGCCTCACTGTTCGACACCGTATTCCTCGCCGGCGCGGTCGAACGCTCCGGCGTCATGCACGTCGACCTGGACCCGTTGCCGGTTGAGGAACGCCTGGGGACCCTCGCAGCGTTCCGCGACGCCATCGAAACCGGCAATAGGGCTGAGACGGACGTCACCGACAACATCCAGAGCCTGCAGCTGGTCATGGCCACCGCCGACAGCGCCCGCCAAGACGGTGCGCCCATTTCCTTGAAGACCAACGCCGAACTCTTCGGCAGCCACTAG
- a CDS encoding Gfo/Idh/MocA family protein codes for MENDRTTTAPSRLRAGFVGAGFMAEVHSRAARAAGAEIAGIASSSPASAARAKDRFGVEQAYASAQDLVEDDMIDVIHVCTPNATHLALAEAALKAGKHVVCEKPLATNVQDAAHLVELAASAGTVATVPFVYRFHPMVREARERIASGQTGRISTIQGSYLQDWLLSRDDDNWRVDAGLGGASRAFADIGSHLCDLIEFVTNDPIIRIGAISRTLFSGRANHKDVQTEDLVAAVFTTEAGTVGNLLVSQVAPGRKNRLMIEISGTESTMQFDQEAPETLWLGKRAGSELLVRDPDALSPEAARLSVLPAGHPQGYQDAFNAFIADTYAAINGDIRDGLPTFRDGLRSAVLTESIIESSKGGEWVDVPGVKQLEGAQK; via the coding sequence ATGGAAAACGACAGAACCACGACAGCCCCCTCCCGGTTACGGGCCGGGTTCGTCGGTGCCGGGTTCATGGCTGAGGTGCACAGCCGAGCGGCCCGTGCTGCCGGGGCGGAAATCGCCGGCATCGCGTCCTCGAGCCCTGCCAGTGCCGCCCGCGCCAAAGACCGCTTCGGCGTCGAGCAGGCTTACGCCTCCGCCCAGGACCTCGTCGAGGACGACATGATCGACGTCATCCACGTCTGCACCCCGAACGCCACCCATCTAGCCTTGGCGGAGGCCGCACTGAAGGCAGGCAAGCATGTTGTTTGTGAGAAGCCTCTGGCTACCAACGTGCAGGATGCGGCCCATCTGGTGGAGCTAGCCGCAAGCGCCGGGACGGTTGCGACCGTTCCCTTCGTCTACCGGTTCCACCCGATGGTACGGGAAGCCCGGGAACGCATTGCATCCGGCCAAACGGGACGGATCTCCACCATTCAGGGGTCCTATCTCCAGGACTGGCTGTTGTCCCGGGACGACGACAACTGGCGGGTGGATGCCGGTCTCGGAGGAGCGTCACGCGCGTTCGCCGACATCGGCTCCCACCTGTGCGACCTGATCGAATTCGTCACCAATGACCCGATCATCCGGATCGGCGCAATTAGCCGCACACTCTTCTCCGGCCGGGCAAACCACAAGGACGTCCAGACCGAGGACCTCGTTGCGGCTGTATTCACGACTGAGGCCGGCACTGTGGGAAACCTCTTGGTCAGCCAGGTGGCACCGGGCCGGAAAAACCGGCTGATGATTGAGATCTCCGGCACCGAAAGCACGATGCAGTTCGACCAGGAAGCCCCGGAGACGTTGTGGCTTGGTAAACGGGCCGGCTCCGAGCTTCTGGTCCGTGACCCGGATGCGCTTAGCCCCGAAGCGGCACGCCTCAGTGTCCTGCCGGCAGGGCATCCGCAGGGTTATCAGGATGCCTTCAACGCGTTTATCGCCGATACCTACGCCGCCATCAACGGAGACATCCGCGATGGCCTGCCCACATTCCGTGACGGCCTCAGGTCAGCCGTCCTCACCGAAAGCATCATCGAATCCAGCAAGGGCGGCGAATGGGTCGACGTCCCCGGAGTGAAACAACTAGAAGGAGCGCAGAAATGA
- a CDS encoding ROK family transcriptional regulator — protein MDNGGPGELLHILRDGCPRTRADLAGITGLGRAAISSRLEPLLKLGLVVPVSDAASTGGRPSARLAFNPVARVVAAADVGATHATVALTDLSGRVLVETTERLEISCGPEAVLDWLTMTLTGHLKAMKRPAMDIIAVGIGLPGPVEHSTGKPTSPPIMPGWDGFDVPAYVQQTFSVPVLVDNDVNLMALGERATRWPSEDNMIFLKVATGIGSGVVSGGILQRGAAGVAGDVGHIAVSRAAGIQCRCGKTACLEAIAGAPAVAAQLRENGLEASTGNDVVSLVRSGDLAAIQAVRQAGRDIGEMLNMCVSFINPSLIVVGGSLAQSGEHLIAGIRETVYARSTPLATQHLNITQSETGPEAGVVGASILAVEYALAPHRVNDLATTLHAAGPEDTRGLQKVEQVAQTSQQLRDTVAEQLQDAFP, from the coding sequence ATGGACAACGGCGGCCCCGGCGAACTTTTGCACATCCTGCGGGACGGATGCCCACGAACCAGGGCAGACCTGGCCGGGATAACGGGCTTGGGTCGAGCTGCCATCAGTTCTCGCCTTGAGCCGCTCCTGAAACTTGGGCTAGTTGTACCCGTGTCAGATGCGGCTTCCACCGGAGGCCGCCCGTCGGCGCGCCTAGCCTTCAACCCCGTTGCAAGGGTAGTGGCTGCCGCTGACGTAGGCGCCACACACGCGACCGTGGCACTTACGGACCTGTCGGGAAGGGTACTCGTGGAGACCACTGAACGACTTGAGATTTCGTGCGGACCGGAAGCTGTTCTGGACTGGCTGACAATGACGCTGACGGGCCATTTGAAAGCGATGAAACGTCCAGCGATGGATATCATTGCAGTCGGCATCGGACTACCTGGTCCGGTAGAACACTCCACCGGAAAGCCGACCAGCCCGCCGATCATGCCAGGATGGGACGGATTTGATGTTCCCGCTTACGTTCAGCAGACCTTTAGCGTCCCCGTACTCGTCGATAACGACGTCAACCTCATGGCCCTCGGCGAGCGGGCGACCCGCTGGCCCAGTGAGGACAACATGATCTTCCTTAAAGTCGCCACGGGTATCGGCTCGGGGGTTGTTAGTGGAGGAATATTGCAGCGAGGCGCGGCAGGAGTCGCTGGAGACGTCGGCCATATTGCTGTTTCCAGGGCGGCAGGAATTCAATGCCGCTGTGGCAAGACTGCCTGCCTGGAGGCCATTGCAGGCGCTCCGGCCGTGGCCGCACAGCTCCGCGAAAACGGACTAGAGGCAAGCACAGGGAACGACGTCGTCTCACTCGTCCGTTCGGGTGATTTGGCTGCTATTCAAGCCGTCCGCCAGGCTGGCCGCGACATCGGGGAAATGCTCAACATGTGCGTGAGCTTCATCAACCCCTCCCTAATTGTCGTGGGCGGATCGCTTGCACAATCCGGAGAACATTTGATCGCCGGGATCCGCGAAACTGTCTATGCACGCTCAACGCCGTTGGCGACCCAGCACCTAAATATCACCCAATCCGAAACCGGACCGGAAGCCGGAGTTGTTGGTGCCAGCATCTTGGCCGTCGAATATGCCCTCGCCCCTCACCGAGTCAATGACCTCGCAACCACGCTGCATGCTGCCGGACCCGAAGATACTCGCGGTCTGCAGAAAGTGGAACAGGTCGCCCAAACATCCCAGCAGCTCCGTGACACGGTGGCCGAACAATTGCAGGACGCATTTCCTTGA
- a CDS encoding AraC family transcriptional regulator, which produces MLAQRQGGDNTPLVGAGNCTHQRTNQSRTSKILLTAEVLSGWSHETQQPLPQGVAAVLMAAMMVQLVKEDDGMPQSATGSSGRLLRYAVPEGLNPEQRFEHWRAWYGSAVETPMRLEKSARQTPVSFNPSAINLAGPGFSLIEIFNGPALGSWAPNPDTTDLRLAYFRKAPALTLALNGVPEPVSPGTVRFIDTSLGGSFDAPEGFHALQLNIDRSSLNVSEAALGSLLRLPDLAKHPIVGTFVIPALMSWKRPGIDREASGTADILRSVMATLVGSLLETPIDDEAQKPAMSRAVKKYLDASYDNPNLDVAMVADRFNLSRRSLFYFFENEELHLGERIRALRTRKALELLLQAGAQGITYSEIATSCGFTNVQSMRRAVKEFTGMNVREIHRSEPDVHEALQQLRKSLNP; this is translated from the coding sequence ATGCTCGCCCAGCGCCAAGGCGGCGACAATACTCCTCTCGTGGGTGCCGGCAACTGCACCCATCAGCGCACCAATCAGAGTCGTACGAGTAAAATATTGCTAACAGCTGAGGTCCTTTCTGGATGGTCCCATGAGACACAGCAACCGCTTCCTCAAGGGGTCGCGGCCGTTCTCATGGCCGCCATGATGGTTCAGCTGGTGAAGGAGGATGATGGCATGCCTCAATCCGCGACCGGGAGCAGTGGCCGTCTGCTGCGATACGCAGTGCCGGAGGGGCTTAATCCTGAACAAAGGTTCGAACATTGGCGAGCTTGGTACGGTAGTGCCGTCGAAACCCCAATGCGGTTGGAAAAGTCGGCTCGTCAGACTCCTGTGTCCTTTAATCCTTCAGCCATTAATCTTGCCGGGCCGGGCTTCAGCCTCATAGAAATATTCAACGGCCCCGCATTGGGCTCGTGGGCGCCGAATCCCGACACCACGGATCTGCGCCTGGCCTACTTCCGCAAAGCGCCTGCCCTAACTCTCGCTCTCAACGGCGTGCCCGAGCCAGTATCACCGGGTACCGTCAGGTTCATCGATACCTCGCTGGGCGGAAGCTTCGATGCGCCCGAAGGCTTTCACGCCTTGCAGCTCAACATTGACCGCAGCAGCCTGAACGTGAGCGAGGCCGCGCTGGGCTCCCTGCTTCGCCTGCCTGACCTCGCAAAGCACCCAATTGTGGGCACTTTCGTGATCCCTGCGCTGATGAGCTGGAAGCGGCCGGGCATCGACAGGGAGGCATCGGGAACCGCAGACATCCTACGATCCGTAATGGCAACCCTGGTGGGCTCCCTGCTCGAAACGCCGATCGACGATGAGGCGCAGAAACCCGCCATGAGTAGGGCGGTGAAGAAATACCTTGATGCCAGTTATGACAACCCCAATTTGGATGTGGCAATGGTCGCCGATAGGTTCAACCTCTCCCGTCGCTCCCTGTTCTACTTTTTCGAGAATGAAGAACTCCACCTGGGTGAGCGGATACGCGCGTTGAGAACGCGCAAAGCCCTCGAGCTCCTCCTTCAGGCCGGTGCCCAAGGGATCACATACTCGGAAATTGCGACATCGTGCGGATTCACCAATGTGCAAAGCATGCGCCGTGCAGTGAAAGAGTTTACCGGGATGAATGTGAGGGAGATCCATCGATCCGAGCCCGACGTTCATGAGGCACTGCAACAACTGCGGAAGTCACTGAACCCCTAA
- a CDS encoding FdhF/YdeP family oxidoreductase has product MKFGKQPAPVADINEDELEVHKPKTEAAGVKAVMVALERAVAQAGVTRTAQSLLRLNQRGGFDCPGCAWPESDKKRKAAEFCENGAKAVAEENTLRTVGAEFWAKHSIAELSEKTEYWLGNQGRLSEPVVIREGETHYSPISWADAFELIGEHIRASTPDRCVFYTSGRTANETAFMYQLFARSLGTNNLPDCSNMCHESSGSALNPTIGIGKGTVSLDDIHDAELIFVVGQNPGTNHPRMLSALKECKDKGGKVVAVNPLPEAGLFNFRDPQTLSGVVGGGTPLADEYLQIKVGGDLALFQALGHLLLQAEEQNPGTVVDRSFIDAQTDGFDAYREARRDLDWEETERATGLSRQQIEDVAGMLVASKATIFCWALGVTQQPHSVDTIKEMVNVLLLQGNFGKPGAGACPVRGHSNVQGDRTMGIWEKPKEWLLEALDKEFGIQSPRHHGHDAVESMEAFERDEVDLFVSMGGNFSLACSDTETLEAGMQRIGLTVHISTKPNRSHIVHGRTSLILPTLGRTDKDDKHPKGAQFLSVEDSMSVVHSTQGRLQPVSEHLLAEPVIVARMAEATFGPDHSVDWKAMAEDYDVVRDHISRVLPGFEDFNARVRTRNGFVLPNPPRDTRSFATDIGRGRFTVSPLEYLTPPDGHLVLQTIRSHDQYNTTFYGLDDRYRGISDGRRVILVHPEDLAEQGFKDRDLVDVVSTFQGTDRRAEKFRLVAYPTAKGCAAAYFPEANALVHKENVARVSNTPGFKAMFVRFEPHAGGVATAEASALEPAAAG; this is encoded by the coding sequence ATGAAGTTCGGGAAGCAGCCCGCCCCCGTCGCGGACATCAACGAGGACGAGCTCGAAGTCCACAAGCCGAAGACCGAAGCCGCCGGCGTCAAGGCCGTGATGGTGGCGCTGGAACGCGCCGTGGCACAGGCCGGCGTGACTCGCACGGCGCAGTCGCTGCTGCGGCTCAACCAGCGCGGCGGTTTTGACTGCCCGGGCTGTGCGTGGCCGGAGTCGGACAAGAAGCGCAAGGCCGCCGAGTTCTGCGAGAACGGCGCCAAAGCTGTGGCGGAGGAGAACACCCTGCGGACCGTGGGGGCGGAGTTCTGGGCGAAGCATTCCATCGCCGAGCTGTCCGAAAAGACCGAGTACTGGCTGGGCAACCAGGGCAGGCTCAGCGAACCGGTGGTCATCCGGGAAGGGGAGACGCACTACTCGCCGATCTCCTGGGCGGATGCCTTCGAGCTGATCGGCGAGCACATCCGCGCCAGCACGCCCGACCGCTGCGTCTTCTACACTTCCGGGCGCACGGCCAACGAGACAGCTTTCATGTACCAGCTGTTCGCCCGCTCGCTGGGCACCAACAATCTGCCGGACTGCTCCAACATGTGCCATGAGTCCTCCGGCTCCGCGCTGAACCCCACCATCGGCATCGGCAAGGGCACGGTGTCGCTGGATGACATTCACGACGCCGAGCTGATCTTCGTGGTGGGGCAGAACCCCGGCACCAACCACCCGCGCATGCTGTCCGCGCTGAAGGAATGCAAGGACAAGGGCGGCAAGGTGGTGGCGGTGAACCCGCTGCCCGAGGCCGGCTTGTTCAACTTCCGCGACCCGCAGACGCTCTCCGGCGTGGTGGGCGGCGGCACGCCGCTGGCCGACGAATACCTGCAGATCAAGGTGGGCGGCGACCTCGCCCTGTTCCAGGCCCTCGGCCACCTGCTGCTGCAGGCCGAAGAGCAAAACCCGGGGACCGTCGTCGACCGTTCCTTCATTGACGCGCAGACCGACGGCTTCGACGCGTACCGGGAAGCCCGCCGCGACCTGGACTGGGAGGAGACGGAGCGGGCCACCGGCCTGAGCCGGCAGCAGATCGAGGATGTGGCCGGGATGCTGGTGGCGTCCAAGGCCACCATTTTCTGCTGGGCGCTGGGTGTCACCCAGCAGCCGCACTCGGTGGATACGATCAAGGAAATGGTCAACGTCCTGCTGCTGCAGGGCAACTTCGGCAAGCCCGGCGCCGGTGCGTGCCCGGTGCGCGGACACTCCAACGTCCAGGGCGACCGGACCATGGGCATCTGGGAGAAACCGAAGGAATGGCTGCTCGAAGCGCTGGACAAGGAGTTCGGTATCCAGTCGCCGCGGCATCACGGTCACGACGCCGTGGAGTCCATGGAGGCGTTCGAGCGCGACGAGGTGGACTTGTTCGTGTCCATGGGCGGGAACTTCTCGCTGGCGTGCTCGGACACGGAGACGCTGGAAGCCGGAATGCAGCGGATCGGGCTCACCGTCCACATCTCCACCAAGCCCAACCGGTCCCACATTGTGCACGGCCGCACCTCGCTGATCCTTCCCACGCTGGGACGGACGGACAAGGACGACAAGCACCCCAAGGGTGCCCAGTTCCTGTCCGTGGAAGACTCCATGTCCGTGGTCCACTCCACCCAGGGCAGGCTGCAGCCGGTGTCCGAGCACCTGCTCGCCGAGCCCGTCATCGTGGCACGGATGGCCGAGGCCACATTCGGGCCGGACCATTCGGTGGACTGGAAGGCCATGGCCGAGGACTACGACGTGGTCCGCGACCACATCTCCCGGGTGCTGCCGGGCTTTGAGGACTTCAACGCCAGAGTCCGGACCAGGAACGGCTTCGTGCTGCCGAACCCGCCGCGCGACACCCGGTCCTTTGCGACCGACATCGGCCGCGGCCGCTTCACCGTCAGCCCGCTGGAATACCTCACCCCGCCTGACGGCCACCTGGTGTTGCAGACCATCCGCAGCCACGACCAGTACAACACCACCTTCTACGGCCTGGACGACCGGTACCGCGGCATCTCCGACGGCCGCCGCGTGATCCTGGTGCACCCGGAGGACCTGGCCGAGCAGGGCTTCAAGGACCGCGACCTCGTGGACGTGGTGAGCACCTTCCAGGGCACGGACCGGCGCGCCGAGAAGTTCCGCCTGGTGGCCTACCCGACGGCCAAGGGCTGCGCTGCGGCGTACTTCCCCGAAGCCAACGCCCTGGTCCACAAGGAAAACGTGGCCCGCGTGTCCAACACCCCCGGCTTCAAGGCCATGTTCGTCCGCTTCGAGCCGCACGCAGGCGGGGTTGCGACGGCGGAGGCCAGTGCCCTGGAGCCGGCCGCCGCGGGCTAG
- a CDS encoding MBL fold metallo-hydrolase, with product MSVTIENLVTSGTFSLDGGTWDVDNNVWIVGDGQECVIIDSPHDAAAIINQVRGRTVKAILLTHAHNDHIGAAREVAQAVGAPIYMNPEDQVLWEQVYPGTTPDKAIADGDEFEVAGAVLKAIHTPGHSPGSTCFHLESENTVFTGDTLFNGGPGATGRSYSDYPTILASIRERLLTLPADTAVRTGHGDNTTIAAERETLAKVAQ from the coding sequence ATGAGCGTCACGATCGAGAACCTCGTCACCTCCGGCACGTTCTCCCTGGACGGCGGGACCTGGGATGTGGATAACAACGTCTGGATCGTCGGTGACGGGCAGGAGTGCGTCATCATTGATTCCCCGCACGACGCCGCCGCGATCATCAACCAGGTGAGGGGCCGGACGGTGAAGGCGATCCTGCTCACGCACGCGCACAACGACCACATCGGCGCCGCCCGCGAGGTCGCCCAGGCCGTAGGCGCTCCTATTTACATGAACCCGGAGGACCAGGTCCTCTGGGAACAGGTCTACCCCGGCACCACCCCGGACAAGGCCATCGCGGACGGGGACGAGTTCGAAGTCGCCGGTGCGGTACTGAAGGCGATCCACACCCCCGGCCACTCACCCGGGTCCACCTGCTTCCACCTCGAGAGTGAGAACACCGTGTTCACCGGGGACACCCTGTTCAATGGCGGACCCGGCGCGACCGGACGGTCCTACAGCGACTACCCGACCATCCTGGCCTCCATCCGCGAACGGCTCCTCACCCTCCCCGCGGACACGGCCGTCAGGACCGGACACGGGGACAACACCACCATCGCCGCCGAACGCGAAACCCTCGCCAAGGTGGCACAGTAA
- a CDS encoding S-(hydroxymethyl)mycothiol dehydrogenase: protein MVHKVKAVVVRAKDVPVSVETILVPDPGPGEALVDVLTCGVCHTDLHYKLGGIGDEFPYLLGHEATGVVSAVGEGVTEVAVGDRVILNWRAVCGQCRACAKGQPQYCFNTANATQKMTLEDGTELSPALGIGAFAEKTLVAAGQCTKVDPDADAAAVGLLGCGVMAGIGAAINTGEVKRGESVAVIGCGGVGIAAIAGAKLAGATTIIAVDIDENKIAMAKSLGATHGVNSRSTDPVEAIRALTGGNGADVVIEAVGRPETYKQAFYARDLAGRVVLVGVPTPEMVLELPLLDVFGRGGSLKSSWYGDCLPSRDFPMLVSHYRQGNLDLDAFVSERITIDQVEEAFEKMHEGKVLRSVVEIQPATKNQPATQAQGASV, encoded by the coding sequence ATGGTTCATAAAGTGAAGGCAGTTGTTGTCAGGGCGAAGGATGTTCCGGTGTCGGTGGAGACGATTCTGGTGCCGGATCCGGGGCCGGGGGAGGCGTTGGTGGATGTGCTGACGTGCGGGGTGTGCCATACGGATTTGCATTACAAGCTGGGCGGGATCGGGGATGAGTTCCCGTATCTGCTGGGTCACGAGGCGACCGGTGTGGTCTCCGCGGTGGGCGAGGGCGTGACGGAGGTGGCCGTTGGTGACCGGGTGATCCTGAACTGGCGTGCGGTGTGCGGGCAGTGCCGGGCGTGCGCGAAGGGCCAGCCGCAGTACTGCTTCAACACCGCCAACGCCACCCAGAAGATGACCCTGGAGGACGGCACCGAACTGTCCCCGGCGCTGGGCATTGGGGCGTTCGCGGAGAAGACCCTGGTCGCTGCCGGGCAGTGCACCAAGGTCGATCCGGACGCCGATGCTGCCGCCGTGGGTTTGCTGGGGTGCGGGGTGATGGCCGGGATCGGTGCGGCGATTAACACCGGTGAGGTCAAGCGCGGCGAGTCCGTGGCGGTGATCGGCTGCGGCGGGGTGGGGATCGCCGCGATCGCCGGGGCGAAGCTGGCCGGGGCGACGACGATCATCGCGGTGGACATTGACGAGAACAAGATTGCGATGGCGAAGTCGCTGGGCGCGACGCACGGGGTGAACTCCCGCAGCACGGACCCGGTGGAGGCGATCCGGGCGCTGACCGGCGGGAACGGCGCCGATGTGGTGATCGAGGCGGTCGGCCGGCCGGAAACGTATAAGCAGGCGTTCTACGCCCGGGACCTCGCCGGGCGCGTGGTCCTGGTCGGTGTCCCGACCCCGGAGATGGTGTTGGAGTTGCCGCTTTTGGATGTGTTTGGCCGGGGCGGGTCGTTGAAGTCCTCCTGGTACGGGGACTGCCTGCCCTCGCGGGACTTCCCGATGCTGGTCTCGCATTACCGGCAGGGCAACCTGGACCTGGACGCGTTCGTGTCCGAACGGATCACCATCGACCAGGTCGAGGAGGCCTTCGAGAAGATGCACGAGGGCAAGGTCCTGCGCTCCGTCGTCGAAATCCAGCCCGCCACCAAGAACCAGCCCGCCACGCAGGCGCAGGGAGCATCCGTATGA